A genomic window from Silene latifolia isolate original U9 population chromosome 11, ASM4854445v1, whole genome shotgun sequence includes:
- the LOC141613893 gene encoding uncharacterized protein LOC141613893, translated as MHSYIIRDADIWTIQPLVTSSSIWKRLTKLRDQLIQLMGVHQAKLMHDNGSPPARLRTVYQIFRGITPKLYWTKAIMDPVNVPRHRVIILLAMQNCLSTTDNLCKRGFHIVSHCVLCFKAEESTQHLFFACEYSSCVLQALFTWQGFTRRHLSLNHELRRLAQVTGKNLRKKWAKCTLAAVVYNLWAERNARIFQDTSRSSDQFIYMIKNVIRVRVLAYMNDLTNEAASISLAL; from the coding sequence ATGCATTCATATATCATTAGGGATGCAGACATCTGGACTATTCAGCCCCTTGTGACTTCTTCCTCAATCTGGAAGCGTTTAACTAAGCTTCGTGACCAGCTCATCCAACTTATGGGCGTGCATCAGGCTAAGCTTATGCATGATAATGGCTCTCCTCCTGCCAGATTGAGGACTGTCTATCAAATTTTCAGAGGTATCACTCCTAAGCTATACTGGACTAAAGCCATCATGGATCCTGTCAATGTGCCAAGGCATAGGGTTATTATCCTCCTTGCCATGCAAAATTGCCTCTCAACAACTGATAACCTCTGTAAAAGAGGTTTTCACATAGTCAGTCATTGTGTTTTATGCTTCAAGGCTGAGGAAAGTACACAACACCTCTTCTTTGCTTGTGAGTACTCTTCTTGTGTTCTTCAGGCTTTGTTTACTTGGCAAGGGTTCACAAGACGCCATTTGAGTCTAAATCATGAGCTTAGAAGATTGGCTCAGGTCACTGGGAAAAATTTACGCAAGAAATGGGCCAAATGTACTTTGGCTGCGGTGGTTTACAATTTATGGGCTGAGCGAAATGCACGAATTTTTCAGGATACTTCTCGTTCTTCTGATCAATTTATTTATATGATTAAAAATGTAATCCGAGTTCGTGTCTTAGCGTATATGAATGACCTCACTAATGAGGCTGCTAGTATTAGTCTTGCCTTGTAA